The following proteins come from a genomic window of Anopheles ziemanni chromosome 3, idAnoZiCoDA_A2_x.2, whole genome shotgun sequence:
- the LOC131286820 gene encoding E3 ubiquitin-protein transferase MAEA: MAEIKAMEHPTLKVPYEILNKRFRIAQKTLDRELSQIQNVASELEKGLTEGSDSTEISRLLGGVVERLQVLKRKAEESISEELSAGYVCKRRLEHLKQNVNPPIDASTLELQTAATNQWKKIRLDRMIVEHFLRLGYYDTAERLAERSGIRDLTNLDIFQVTREVERDLVNRCTLKCIAWCNDNKSKLKKINSTIEFQLRVQEFVELIRDDKRVLAVRHAQKYFPAFEHEQLKEIRQCMALLAFPVSTEIEPYKTLFDPQRWHDLVLHFRLENYRLFQLPSQSVLSVAVQAGISALKTPQCYSYTSKNMNCPVCQENVNEIAENLPFSHCAQSRLICRITGKPLNEHNLPMMLPNGQIFGQQAIEQMRRENDIIVCPKTNETFRAPKIEKVFVM; the protein is encoded by the exons ATGGCCGAAATAAAAGCCATGGAACATCCGACATTGAAG GTGCCGTATGAAATTCTGAACAAGCGGTTCAGAATTGCCCAAAAGACACTCGACCGTGAGCTGAGCCAAATCCAGAACGTGGCCTCGGAGCTTGAGAAGGGCTTGACCGAGGGTTCGGACAGCACAGAGATCTCCCGACTGCTCGGTGGCGTCGTCGAGCGACTGCAGGTCCTGAAGCGCAAGGCGGAGGAAAGCATCTCTGAGGAGCTGTCGGCCGGTTACGTGTGCAAACGTCGCCTGGAGCACCTGAAGCAGAACGTGAACCCGCCCATCGACGCGTCCACGCTCGAGCTGCAAACGGCGGCCACAAATCAGTGGAAAAAGATTCGCCTGGATCGCATGATCGTGGAGCACTTCCTGCGTCTCGGCTACTACGATACGGCTGAGCGGTTGGCCGAACGAAGCGGCATTCGCGACCTGACCAACCTGGACATCTTTCAGGTGACGCGCGAGGTCGAGCGCGACCTGGTGAATCGCTGCACGCTCAAGTGCATCGCCTGGTGTAATGACAACAAGTCGaagctgaagaagatcaactCCACCATCGAGTTTCAGCTGCGGGTGCAGGAGTTTGTCGAGTTGATCCGCGACGACAAGCGCGTACTGGCGGTGCGCCACGCCCAGAAGTACTTCCCGGCGTTTGAGCACGAACAGCTGAAGGAAATTCGCCAGTGTATGGCCCTGTTGGCGTTCCCGGTGAGCACCGAGATCGAGCCGTACAAGACATTGTTCGATCCACAGCGCTGGCACGATTTGGTGCTGCATTTCCGCCTGGAGAACTATCGCCTCTTCCAGTTGCCGTCCCAGTCGGTGCTGAGCGTGGCCGTACAGGCTGGCATATCGGCCCTAAAGACACCGCAGTGCTACTCGTACACATCGAAAAACATGAACTGCCCGGTTTGTCAGGAGAACGTGAACGAAATTGCTGAGAACCTACCGTTCTCGCACTGTGCCCAGAGTCGTCTGATTTGCAG AATAACGGGCAAACCACTGAACGAACACAATCTCCCGATGATGCTGCCGAACGGACAGATCTTCGGCCAGCAGGCTATCGAGCAGATGCGACGCGAAAACGACATCATCGTTTGcccgaaaacgaacgaaacgttCCGTGCGCCAAAGATCGAAAAGGTTTTCGTTATGTAG
- the LOC131288021 gene encoding uncharacterized protein LOC131288021 has protein sequence MKQIDRLLDKCLRRHGALVLLVAGLLCLQITASTPLDETSTSSGSISSSETAELTACQHLRRAEARRAKSLGDSLLQTVRIPRCTALGDFEPVQCSNELNGTECWCVDEYGVEITGSRRSHADDVNCTRVENHCQASSCRMFCPAGFAKDPSSGCPVCRCRDPCEDVQCPRGQQCEPQEVQCKTEPCPPIPTCRKARSLSDLCPAGQPLAISGTVRPFLCGTDPGKPSCPPLYRCLVQGGNDYGVCCPASLQFEKPGSCPRANEIESTANTGFLCGTPCSHDLECPQMQKCCQSDGCGRNCQQPPNVTACHQARMLSELLSVNEREGRGYVPQCEGPGGSFSMRQCSRNGLVCWCVDPKSGNKLKGTMGAAGAVSCEGVEKLLAAGRAGGRSVDGSQTLCDHNICAAVCEYGFKNDHNGCPTCECSDPCEGYLCPAGSHCEVAKDPKCEAYSGLCSSEPVCKPDLVYSNPCEIGTPLADNSTGELLFCHMERLKSREYQSRSFFDDEELDEEENGRKRSMSNTIICPVETHECRKLHGESRSVCCPLVTEGDDEELNEDRQQTMCEYLRDFSDRMEGTVEGMELALPPPACTPDGGYQTMQCVTRKIKVKVWEQRKYIEQNSIRRMRKMLEDAEVASAQISTPATPSDAPIETSSRSSARARRAANPTPDNTLKLIPVGGPEQPVSLLPGYPQAGVQARSAKIIDFNRLESKNGNANLDKPEIKPSTLLKRPLVTPTLPTPAQEELVEVEVEECWCADGFGTEIPKTRGLNATTRSCEALRESLGCLDLTCRMGCDYGFVLDPETQCPSCECRDPCDSVTCPDGQECRSVEVSCEGEYCPPVPACFPKKPGQCPFLVPPGAENSESDSCEYECRTDAHCDGTRRCCSNGCGTQCVDPQLKTACQHLQTIQLHQASELGVPPKQKYIAQCDTDGSFRTVQCGPGNTCWCVDEFGNEKSGTRTADGGPPNCELYPKTECPLLKCRPCEYGYRIDANGCKTCECRDPCGEISCPRGEECQLIQVECISVPCPKMPICVPIRESVCPEGLPLRSSGREIVCGPQTDADTCPSTHICQLNPISNRGVCCGKTRDVCFESIDQSCLQVTDPAGSNELESIVRWRFSPRLNKCVPVTLPRGVFCQSKNLFHSEQACNGVCPVLSQCERLRLKNAMAAKRAGQPNTWFQPRCDPETGFWSPVQCLGSMGAPPTANGTHESITGQMVEAPSVGVCWCADKKGAPVKGSLTKGSEPKCSSRQARRRGDSVESASSQDPVMEELIRQITFLVDENNYLVDEDLEPVPPVSVASGANYAPEPRYIGSVSSVTERVIELARTAESRNFISDTSDGPVAKRLRTSVTRCQALQLAASFPVACDIAGSFEPMQCNGDTCWCVDAAGNQLPLSSTFPRGQRSCLFTPIDVVEIELRLNNMQRQRPLLHVYETLRTELSTLVGNIYDNYRVQENADGSVTLRFDLIEPSKVDDAYAIEEMVRDGTFALYRGQLVADMTQSRFAHRVSSGQPLAQPSSGGVPENTFQTIVFVLATASAFLVAVFVVFVMLKRGRSTKAKHYTGGGDKIFAIGADKYVDYSSPIFVLSANDSKSLHQPHADRSD, from the exons ATGAAGCAGATCGATCGACTGCTGGACAAATGCCTCCGACGCCACGGAGCCCTGGTGCTGCTCGTGGCCGGACTGCTCTGTCTCCAGATTACCGCTAGCACACCGTTAGACGAAACCAGCACCAGTAGTGGCAGCATTAGCAGTAGTG AAACGGCCGAATTGACCGCCTGCCAGCACCTGCGACGTGCGGAAGCTCGTCGTGCGAAATCGCTGGGCGATAGTCTGCTGCAAACGGTCCGGATACCGCGCTGCACCGCCCTGGGGGACTTCGAGCCGGTCCAGTGTTCGAACGAGCTGAACGGGACGGAGTGCTGGTGCGTGGATGAGTACGGCGTGGAGATCACGGGCAGCCGGCGCAGCCATGCGGACGACGTGAACTGTACGCGGGTGGAGAACCACTGTCAGGCGTCGAGCTGCCGGATGTTCTGCCCTGCCGGCTTTGCCAAGGACCCGTCGTCCGGGTGTCCAGTGTGCCGCTGTCGGGATCCGTGCGAGGACGTGCAGTGCCCGCGGGGGCAACAGTGCGAACCCCAGGAGGTGCAGTGCAAGACGGAACCCTGTCCTCCAATTCCAACGT GTCGTAAGGCACGCAGTTTGAGTGACCTCTGTCCGGCTGGACAACCACTGGCAATCTCGGGCACTGTGCGCCCCTTCCTATGCGGTACCGACCCGGGCAAACCGAGCTGTCCCCCGTTGTATCGCTGCCTAGTTCAGGGTGGCAATGACTACGGTGTGTGCTGTCCTGCCTCGCTGCAGTTCGAGAAGCCAGGCAGCTGTCCTCGTGCCAACGAGATCGAGTCAACGGCAAACACTGGTTTCCTGTGTGGGACACCGTGCAGCCACGATCTCGAGTGTCCGCAGATGCAGAAGTGCTGCCAGTCGGATGGATGTGGCCGGAACTGTCAGCAACCGCCGAACGTCACCGCATGCCACCAGGCGCGTATGCTCTCGGAACTGCTTTCGGTGAACGAGCGCGAGGGACGTGGATATGTTCCGCAGTGTGAAGGCCCGGGTGGTAGCTTCTCGATGCGCCAGTGTTCCCGCAACGGGCTCGTTTGCTGGTGCGTGGATCCGAAGAGTGGTAACAAGCTGAAGGGCACGATGGGAGCGGCCGGAGCGGTGAGTTGCGAGGGCGTGGAGAAGCTACTCGCGGCAGGACGAGCCGGTGGTCGGAGTGTGGACGGTTCGCAGACACTGTGCGATCACAACATCTGCGCCGCCGTGTGTGAGTATGGCTTCAAGAACGATCACAATGGTTGTCCGACATGCGAGTGCTCCGACCCGTGCGAAGGTTACCTCTGCCCGGCCGGATCGCACTGTGAGGTAGCGAAGGATCCGAAGTGCGAAGCGTACTCTGGCCTCTGCTCGTCCGAGCCGGTCTGCAAGCCGGACCTGGTTTACTCGAACCCGTGCGAAATCGGTACCCCGCTGGCGGACAACTCCACCGGGGAGTTGCTTTTCTGTCATATGG AGCGCCTCAAGAGCCGTGAGTACCAAAGCCGTAGCTTCTTCGATGACGAGGAGCTGGACGAGGAGGAGAATGGCCGCAAAAGGTCGATGTCTAATACGATCATCTGCCCGGTCGAGACGCACGAATGTCGCAAACTTCATGGTGAGTCCCGGAGCGTCTGCTGCCCTCTGGTAACCGAAGGTGACGATGAGGAACTCAACGAGGATCGTCAACAGACCA TGTGCGAGTACCTGCGTGACTTCTCCGACCGAATGGAGGGCACGGTGGAGGGCATGGAACTAGCACTACCACCACCGGCTTGCACCCCCGACGGTGGCTACCAGACGATGCAGTGTGTGACGCGTAAAATCAAGGTCAAGGTATGGGAACAGCGCAAGTACATTGAACAGAACAGCATCCGTCGGATGAGGAAAATGTTGGAAGATGCGGAAGTGGCCAGTGCCCAAATTTCAACTCCCGCGACACCCTCCGATGCACCCATCGAAACGTCATCGAGATCCTCGGCACGGGCACGACGAGCAGCCAACCCAACCCCGGACAATACGCTGAAGCTCATTCCCGTTGGTGGGCCGGAACAGCCGGTCAGCTTGTTGCCGGGGTACCCGCAGGCTGGCGTTCAGGCCCGTTCGGCGAAAATCATCGATTTCAATCGACTAGAGTCGAAGAATGGCAACGCGAACCTGGACAAACCGGAGATAAAACCGTCGACCCTGCTGAAGCGTCCTCTGGTTACACCGACGTTGCCCACGCCCGCCCAAGAAGAgctggtggaggtggaggtggaagAATGCTGGTGTGCGGACGGTTTTGGTACTGAGATTCCGAAAACGCGTGGACTCAACGCAACCACCAGGAGCTGTGAGGCGCTGCGGGAAAGTCTCGGTTGTCTGGATCTTACCTGCCGCATGGGCTGCGACTATGGGTTCGTGCTGGATCCGGAAACGCAGTGTCCATCGTGCGAGTGCCGCGATCCGTGCGATAGCGTCACCTGCCCCGATGGCCAAGAGTGCCGCTCGGTGGAGGTTTCCTGCGAGGGCGAATACTGCCCACCGGTTCCGGCCTGCTTCCCAAAGAAACCGGGTCAGTGTCCGTTCCTGGTACCGCCGGGTGCTGAGAACTCCGAGTCGGATTCGTGCGAGTACGAGTGCCGTACCGATGCGCACTGTGATGGCACGCGCCGTTGCTGTTCGAACGGTTGTGGGACGCAGTGTGTCGATCCACAGCTGAAGACCGCCTGCCAGCATCTGCAAACGATCCAATTGCACCAAGCGTCGGAGTTGGGCGTTCCACCGAAGCAAAAGTATATCGCCCAGTGCGACACCGACGGTAGCTTCCGGACGGTTCAGTGTGGTCCCGGAAACACATGTTGGTGTGTGGATGAGTTCGGCAACGAGAAGAGTGGCACCCGGACGGCCGACGGTGGTCCACCAAACTGCGAGCTGTACCCCAAGACGGAATGTCCACTGCTCAAGTGTCGACCGTGCGAGTACGGTTACCGGATCGATGCGAATGGATGCAAGACGTGCGAGTGTCGTGATCCCTGTGGGGAGATATCATGTCCGCGCGGTGAAGAGTGCCAACTGATACAGGTGGAATGTATTTCCGTGCCCTGCCCGAAGATGCCAATCTGCGTACCGATCCGAGAGTCCGTGTGCCCCGAGGGTTTGCCACTGCGGTCCAGTGGGCGGGAGATTGTCTGTGGACCACAGACCGACGCTGATACCTGCCCCTCGACACACATCTGCCAGCTGAATCCGATCAGCAACCGAGGTGTTTGCTGTGGAAAGACAC GGGACGTTTGCTTCGAGTCTATTGACCAGAGCTGCCTACAGGTGACGGATCCAGCGGGAAGCAATGAACTAGAGAGCATCGTCCGGTGGCGCTTTAGCCCACGGTTGAACAAGTGTGTTCCAGTGACGCTGCCACGGGGTGTCTTCTGCCAGTCGAAGAACCTGTTCCACAGCGAGCAAGCCTGCAACGGTGTCTGCCCGGTACTGTCCCAGTGTGAACGGCTGAGGCTCAAGAACGCGATGGCGGCGAAGAGAGCCGGTCAACCGAACACCTGGTTCCAGCCGCGTTGTGACCCCGAGACGGGCTTCTGGAGTCCGGTGCAATGTTTGGGATCGATGGGAGCACCTCCGACGGCGAACGGAACGCACGAAAGCATCACAGGGCAAATGGTGGAAGCACCATCCGTTGGTGTGTGCTGGTGCGCGGACAAAAAGGGTGCACCGGTGAAGGGTTCACTGACGAAGGGTTCCGAACCAAAGTGCAGCAGTCGGCAGGCGCGACGCCGCGGGGACTCGGTCGAGTCAGCCTCCAGTCAGGATCCAG TGATGGAAGAACTGATCCGTCAGATTACGTTCCTCGTGGACGAAAACAACTATCTGGTGGACGAGGACCTAGAACCGGTTCCTCCAGTGTCTGTCGCTAGCGGTGCCAACTACGCCCCGGAACCGCGCTAcatcggttcggtttcgtCCGTCACGGAACGAGTGATCGAGCTGGCTAGGACAGCGGAAAGTCGCAACTTTATCAGTGACACCAGTGACGGTCCGGTTGCCAAGCGGCTACGTACCTCTGTTACCCGCTGCCAGGCACTCCAGCTGGCCGCCTCGTTCCCTGTGGCTTGCGATATCGCCGGTTCCTTCGAGCCAATGCAGTGCAACGGTGACACTTGTTGGTGCGTTGACGCAGCCGGCAACCAACTTCCCCTATCGAGCACCTTCCCACGTGGCCAACGTTCCTGTCTCTTCACGCCGATCGACGTAGTCGAGATTGAGCTGCGGCTGAACAATATGCAGCGCCAGCGACCACTGCTGCACGTGTACGAAACCCTGCGCACCGAACTATCTACCCTCGTCGGCAACATCTACGACAACTACCGTGTCCAGGAGAACGCCGACGGTAGCGTGACGCTCCGGTTCGATCTAATCGAGCCGTCCAAGGTGGACGATGCGTACGCCATCGAGGAAATGGTACGGGACGGAACGTTCGCGCTCTACCGCGGCCAGCTCGTCGCCGACATGACGCAGTCCCGTTTCGCGCATCGCGTCTCATCCGGCCAACCGCTCGCGCAACCATCTTCCGGAGGCGTGCCGGAGAACACCTTCCAGACGATCGTGTTCGTGCTGGCGACCGCGTCCGCCTTTCTGGTCGCCGTGTTCGTCGTGTTCGTGATGCTCAAACGTGGCCGCAGCACGAAGGCGAAGCACTACACGGGCGGGGGCGACAAAATCTTTGCCATCGGCGCCGACAAGTACGTCGACTACAGTTCGCCCATCTTTGTGCTCAGTGCCAACGACAGCAAATCCCTGCACCAACCACATGCCGACCGTTCCGACTAA
- the LOC131288664 gene encoding uncharacterized protein LOC131288664 codes for MKYGSRLRAGAPLILAVLLMSPSVTGVKHVDIFQQFQDGSYDEQQNRPASGDSGELDSEGTVRTEQPTSCVEDVLPTDPLELHEKLEEETEPPKTSVRHLAAPDLVAMFGRLSTGFISANPFRIGESVRMALGGIRDSVHAYVNDTVTKFEHLRYRMMTAVRQKVDQLNERIRAHWESEFVEYRDVCLPDESKCMKLLHAQIEQYEHRLRANVDECHDRLAEELANQRHQVDEARRKMDGPYRKMGKCLDRDAGLGRSFLACTGSAMSNVARLATDALRSFATTMGRMSGALEQRVDKFDKCVVQRHRLLQQNERQVSTSVKSCFEKQQSVPEDFF; via the exons ATGAAATACGGAAGCCGCTTGCGCGCCGGGGCGCCATTGATCCTGGCAGTGCTGCTGATGTCGCCATCGGTGACGGGTGTCAAACACGTCGACATCTTTCAG CAATTTCAAGATGGCAGCTACGACGAACAGCAGAATCGACCTGCTTCGGGTGATTCCGGGGAGCTCGACTCGGAAGGGACCGTCCGCACGGAACAACCGACGAGTTGCGTGGAGGATGTCCTCCCCACGGATCCGCTGGAGCTGCACGAGAAGCTCGAGGAGGAAACGGAACCACCGAAGACGTCCGTTCGACATCTGGCCGCCCCGGACCTGGTGGCGATGTTTGGGCGACTGTCTACTGGGTTCATCAGTGCCAATCCGTTCCGGATCGGGGAGAGCGTACGCATGGCGCTCGGTGGGATACGGGACAGTGTCCACGCGTACGTTAACGACACCGTGACGAAGTTCGAACACCTACGATACCGCATGATGACCGCCGTCCGCCAGAAGGTGGACCAACTGAACGAACGCATCCGAGCCCACTGGGAGTCCGAGTTCGTGGAGTACCGAGACGTTTGTCTGCCGGACGAGAGCAAGTGCATGAAGCTACTGCACGCCCAGATCGAACAGTACGAGCACCGGTTGCGGGCGAACGTGGACGAGTGCCACGATCGGCTGGCGGAGGAGTTGGCCAACCAGCGCCACCAGGTGGACGAGGCACGGCGAAAGATGGATGGACCGTACCGGAAGATGGGCAAGTGTCTCGATCGAGACGCGGGCCTAGGTCGGAGCTTCTTGGCCTGCACCGGGAGTGCCATGTCGAATGTGGCCCGGTTGGCAACCGACGCGCTACGATCGTTCGCGACCACCATGGGCAGGATGTCGGGCGCCCTCGAGCAACGCGTAGACAAGTTCGACAAGTGCGTTGTCCAGCGGCACCGATTGCTGCAGCAGAACGAACGGCAAGTGTCCACCTCGGTGAAGAGTTGCTTCGAGAAGCAGCAATCCGTACCGGAAGACTTCTTCTAA